In Amphiura filiformis chromosome 1, Afil_fr2py, whole genome shotgun sequence, the following are encoded in one genomic region:
- the LOC140164650 gene encoding prominin-2-like, which produces MINVKNQTAKLIDEIDIGDVDLSDLVPDNLGPLLQYSVDQIQLDQIDYVVMETLLQENVTTDDLNAYSRELQTTADNNALVADDLRQVASDLRQIQQNTVQVMENTMASMLSDSQLLQALIPQLELAVNETGKAGIVVESNLNDTKVLEEVLDASVSSYLDVVIGYMQQFVDVAIDQLIYDFGRCYPIRTIYDATINLMCHYDLESLNTLWFSLGWIVFWMTISLIFAVKLAKYLRRMDFVKLPKNQVDRVRTYSDDYDDGLSHYDNQAYYSLNQGGSGNQGVSSNHSNMVNEDHEMIQVIGGSAGHNNEKSGAWSQPYLPPPPYDEIDV; this is translated from the exons ATGATCAATG TTAAAAACCAGACAGCCAAACTGATAGATGAGATAGACATAGGGGATGTTGATTTGAGTGATTTAGTGCCAGATAATCTTGGACCATTGCTTCAATATTCTGTAGATCAGATTCAGTTGGATCAGATTGATTATGTTGTCATGGAAACACTG TTACAAGAGAATGTGACAACAGATGATTTGAACGCATATTCAAGAGAGCTGCAGACAACTGCAGACAACAAT GCTCTTGTGGCAGATGATCTTAGGCAAGTGGCATCGGATTTGAGACAAATTCAGCAAAATACTGTGCAGGTTATGGAGAATACTATG GCATCAATGCTTTCTGACTCACAACTCTTACAAGCACTCATACCACAATTAGAGTTGGCTGTTAATGAAACTGGCAAAGCTGGGATTGTGGTAGAGTCTAATTTGAATGATACCAAAGTCTTAGAAGAGGTATTGGATGCATCTGTGTCAAGTTATCTGGATGTGGTCATAGGGTACATGCAGCAGTTTGTTGATGTAGCAATAGACCAG ttGATATATGACTTTGGTAGATGTTATCCAATACGAACCATCTATGATGCAACTATCAATCTTATGTGTCATTATGACTTGGAATCGTTG AACACACTATGGTTTTCCCTTGGATGGATTGTATTTTGGATGACAATCAGCCTCATATTTGCCGTCAAGTTAGCCAAATATCTCCGTCGCATGGATTTCGTCAAGCTTCCCAAGAATCAGGTAGATAGAGTCAGGACTTATtcagatgattatgatgatggtctGAGTCACTATGACAACCAGGCCTACTATAGCCTTAACCAAGGAGGATCCGGTAACCAAGGAGTTTCCAGTAACCATAGTAATATGGTTAATGAGGATCATGAGATGATACAAGTCATAGGAGGGTCTGCAGGACATAACAATG AGAAATCTGGTGCCTGGTCTCAACCCTACCTACCCCCACCACCATATGATGAAATTGAT GTGTAA
- the LOC140164659 gene encoding prominin-1-like, which produces MESFIGIIICLIIGILFFLLLPWIALIFFCCRCCDNCGGKREQENSNLCCKQICLSVCLASSLAVLCAGVVCMDTSNKFMTTAKDSSFQTSLDILQDLQTFINGTIAQAGHILQDEYKYAENLTLVDLENAGTLIAEPIQTYLLEEVKVQSLFNELEKLINNLSDTSSTLHNMNISRIFLINNGGNLNSQLENVTDILDSINTTCTGCVPSNNGLTSNIDYTQLPEFDDQIHGAEKAEANITNIYNQGVAALDQIAQTINDVAKDPITDVENILLETSNNIANVYTTIDDRLSAISDEMGEYENRIHDRLDVADDYLLYRYNLSQTGDY; this is translated from the exons ATGGAGAGCTTTATAGGCATCATCATCTGCCTCATCATTGGTATCCTGTTTTTCCTCCTGTTGCCATGGATTGCTCTCATCTTCTTTTGTTGTCGTTGCTGTGATAACTGCGGAGGTAAACGTGAACAAGAAAACTCTAATTTATGCTGCAAGCAGATCTGTCTTAGTGTTTGTCTGGCGTCCTCATTAGCTGTGTTATG TGCTGGTGTGGTGTGCATGGATACGTCCAATAAATTTATGACTACTGCCAAAGACTCATCTTTCCAAACCTCATTGGATATCCTACAGGATCTACAGACATTTATCAATGGCACTATTGCA CAAGCTGGGCATATCTTGCAAGATGAATATAAATATGCAGAAAACTTGACACTAGTGGATCTAGAAA ATGCAGGCACACTAATTGCAGAACCAATTCAGACTTATTTATTGGAGGAGGTCAAAGTCCAGTCATTGTTTAATGAGCTTGAAAAGTTAATTAATA attTGAGTGATACCAGCTCTACTCTTCACAACATGAACATTTCTCGCATCTTCTTGATAAATAATGGAGGGAATTTGAACAGTCAGCTTGAGAATGTTACAGATATATTAGATAGTATCAATACTACATGTACTGGCTGTGTGCCATCTAATAATGGACTGACAAGTAATATTGACTATACACAG CTTCCAGAATTTGATGATCAAATCCATGGAGCTGAGAAAGCTGAAGCAAATATTACTAATATCTACAACCAG GGTGTTGCTGCATTAGATCAAATAGCACAGACCATCAATGATGTTGCCAAAGACCCCATTACTGACGTAGAAAATATTCTTCTTGAAACCAGTAACAATATAGCCAATGTGTACACAACCATTGATGACAGGCTGTCAGCA ATTTCAGATGAAATGGGGGAATATGAAAACCGCATACATGACAGACTTGATGTGGCTGATGACTACCTTCTGTACAG GTATAATTTGAGTCAAACTGGGGACTACTGA